In Microvenator marinus, one genomic interval encodes:
- the tolQ gene encoding protein TolQ, giving the protein MLETVWVNLVLAQSANPTKPKGVLEILLEADGVVMGVIFILVALSVVSWYIIGYKAWYMRRARVETQKFLEIFWQSKRLDAIYQSAEQTSRSPVSQVFKAGYIELSKLKSAEGDDKETMRTQLGGIENVERALRRAMTTETTQLESLLPFLATVGSNAVFIGLFGTVWGIMVAFVNINAQGAAGLDVVAAPIAEALIVTAMGLVAAIPAGVAYNFYVTRVNIMSAEMDNFSNDFLNIVKRHFFK; this is encoded by the coding sequence ATGTTGGAAACAGTGTGGGTGAATCTAGTTCTCGCTCAAAGTGCAAACCCTACGAAGCCAAAGGGTGTGCTTGAGATTCTGCTGGAAGCAGACGGCGTGGTCATGGGTGTGATCTTCATCCTCGTCGCCCTGAGCGTGGTGTCTTGGTACATCATTGGCTACAAGGCGTGGTACATGCGACGGGCTCGCGTCGAAACCCAGAAGTTTTTAGAGATCTTCTGGCAATCCAAACGCTTGGACGCGATTTACCAGTCCGCTGAACAAACAAGCCGATCGCCGGTCTCCCAAGTCTTTAAGGCGGGCTATATCGAGCTTTCCAAGCTGAAGAGTGCGGAAGGAGACGATAAAGAAACGATGCGCACCCAACTCGGTGGCATTGAGAACGTGGAGCGTGCTCTTCGACGTGCGATGACCACAGAAACTACACAGCTCGAAAGTCTCTTGCCATTCCTCGCGACCGTGGGCTCGAACGCAGTGTTCATCGGTCTCTTCGGTACTGTCTGGGGAATTATGGTCGCGTTCGTCAACATCAACGCCCAAGGGGCGGCGGGCCTCGATGTGGTTGCAGCCCCGATCGCTGAGGCGTTGATCGTGACAGCAATGGGCCTCGTGGCGGCTATCCCTGCTGGTGTGGCCTACAACTTTTACGTGACGCGCGTGAACATCATGTCGGCCGAGATGGACAACTTCTCAAACGACTTTCTGAATATCGTGAAGCGACACTTCTTCAAGTAG
- a CDS encoding biopolymer transporter ExbD, whose protein sequence is MGAKIPSGRGMVSEINVAPMVDVMLVLLIIFMVTAPMIAKDEEKRKVDLDLPVTRENANRIDPEQTDKMILEIDADLVVRIKDEVITNCTESLSQTNKDRFEVCFDEVETKLGQNVKLQEDQEIYLLAHTDIPYGFVVGTMARIKRAGVNKVGMITNPEYLDETAK, encoded by the coding sequence ATGGGTGCAAAAATTCCAAGCGGCAGGGGGATGGTCTCCGAGATCAACGTGGCGCCAATGGTGGACGTCATGCTCGTGCTTCTCATCATCTTCATGGTTACAGCGCCGATGATCGCGAAGGACGAAGAAAAGCGGAAGGTCGATCTGGACCTGCCTGTGACTCGGGAGAACGCCAACCGTATCGATCCCGAGCAAACCGACAAGATGATCCTGGAGATCGATGCGGACCTGGTGGTGCGAATCAAAGACGAAGTCATTACGAATTGCACAGAATCGTTGAGTCAAACGAATAAAGATCGCTTCGAGGTGTGTTTCGACGAGGTAGAGACGAAGCTCGGCCAGAACGTCAAGCTTCAAGAGGATCAGGAGATTTATCTGTTGGCACATACGGACATCCCATACGGTTTTGTGGTGGGGACCATGGCGCGGATTAAACGCGCGGGTGTCAACAAGGTCGGCATGATCA